A single Alcanivorax borkumensis SK2 DNA region contains:
- a CDS encoding NAD(P)-dependent oxidoreductase, with the protein MRNICFLGIGLMGEPMVARLLDAGFSLTLWNRTVEKAQPFSGRARIASSPAEAVAEADVVITMLENGTAVEQVLYQSNAIARLSPGALVIDMSSVEPATARRHGARVAELGGCYLDAPVSGGTRGAQAGTLSIMAGGNDQDFDEATAVFQAMGRATLIGPVGSGQLAKLANQTIVGITIGAVSEALLLAAKGGARPEKVREALLGGFAGSKILEQHGERMLARNFEPGAPARIQLKDLGMILDEARTEGLTLPLSQRVFEQYRALLASGHGEVDHSGLLLELERLNGVQLNPDAADHFSPTDLDKETH; encoded by the coding sequence ATGCGTAATATCTGTTTCCTCGGCATCGGTTTGATGGGCGAGCCTATGGTGGCACGGCTGTTGGATGCCGGTTTCTCTTTGACTCTCTGGAATCGCACTGTTGAAAAGGCGCAGCCGTTTAGCGGACGGGCGCGTATTGCCAGCAGCCCAGCCGAGGCGGTGGCTGAGGCTGATGTGGTCATTACCATGCTTGAAAATGGCACCGCAGTCGAGCAGGTGCTGTACCAGAGTAATGCCATTGCCCGTTTATCTCCGGGGGCCTTGGTTATCGATATGAGCTCCGTCGAGCCCGCTACTGCCCGGCGTCATGGGGCGCGGGTAGCAGAGCTGGGCGGATGTTATCTGGATGCGCCAGTGTCTGGCGGCACCCGTGGTGCACAAGCCGGTACGTTGTCGATCATGGCGGGGGGCAATGATCAAGACTTTGATGAGGCAACCGCGGTGTTTCAGGCCATGGGCCGCGCCACGCTTATTGGCCCTGTGGGTAGCGGGCAGCTGGCCAAGTTAGCTAATCAGACGATTGTCGGCATCACCATTGGCGCTGTGTCAGAGGCTTTGCTATTGGCTGCAAAAGGCGGCGCCCGGCCAGAAAAGGTTCGCGAAGCGCTACTCGGTGGCTTTGCCGGAAGTAAGATTTTAGAGCAGCATGGCGAGCGTATGTTGGCACGGAATTTTGAGCCCGGTGCTCCGGCGCGAATTCAGCTCAAGGATCTGGGTATGATCCTGGATGAAGCTCGCACGGAGGGATTGACGCTGCCCTTGAGCCAGCGCGTGTTCGAGCAATATCGTGCGCTGCTGGCCAGTGGTCATGGCGAAGTTGACCACAGTGGTCTGTTGCTGGAACTAGAAAGGCTAAATGGCGTGCAGCTCAACCCCGATGCCGCTGATCACTTTAGTCCAACTGACTTGGATAAGGAGACGCACTAA
- the hyi gene encoding hydroxypyruvate isomerase → MPRFAANLSMLFTELPFPERFAAAADAGFKGVEYLFPYDWPAQQLAQWLADNGLTQVLFNLPAGDWQAGERGIACLPDRIAAFREDVFMAMEYAQALDCQQVNCLAGLKPDELSSEVAFTTLVENLRFAADLFDAQGLTLTLEAINSRVDMPGFLVDTSATAMAVIEAVGRENIRLQYDLYHMQIMEGDLCRSLSQLCPHIGHIQFADNPGRNEPGSGEIHFDTVFAHIDSLDYAGWVSAEYRPLTDTATSLGWFNATKQEP, encoded by the coding sequence ATGCCACGGTTCGCTGCCAACCTGTCCATGTTGTTCACCGAATTACCCTTTCCTGAGCGCTTTGCCGCCGCTGCAGACGCCGGTTTTAAAGGCGTCGAATACCTGTTTCCCTATGATTGGCCTGCACAGCAACTGGCCCAATGGCTGGCGGACAATGGCCTGACCCAGGTGCTGTTTAATTTGCCGGCCGGAGATTGGCAGGCGGGGGAGCGGGGGATTGCGTGCCTGCCGGACCGAATAGCCGCATTTCGCGAAGACGTTTTTATGGCCATGGAGTATGCCCAGGCGCTGGATTGCCAGCAGGTGAACTGTTTGGCGGGTCTAAAACCCGATGAACTATCCTCGGAGGTAGCCTTTACAACGTTGGTAGAGAATCTGCGTTTTGCCGCGGATCTATTCGACGCTCAGGGGCTGACTTTGACGCTGGAAGCGATAAACTCTCGAGTAGATATGCCAGGTTTTTTGGTGGATACCTCCGCCACGGCCATGGCGGTCATAGAGGCGGTTGGTCGTGAGAATATTCGTTTGCAGTATGATCTCTACCATATGCAGATCATGGAAGGGGACCTGTGTCGTTCCCTTTCTCAACTTTGCCCCCATATAGGACATATTCAGTTTGCCGATAATCCTGGGCGTAATGAGCCCGGTAGCGGCGAAATTCATTTTGATACCGTGTTTGCCCACATCGATTCCTTGGACTATGCAGGATGGGTAAGTGCGGAGTATCGACCGTTGACAGATACGGCAACCAGCCTGGGCTGGTTTAACGCAACAAAACAGGAGCCGTGA
- the djlA gene encoding co-chaperone DjlA produces MQFNWGGKIILGLLGMLVGGPVGLGIGLLIGHMLDKGTERVQTFNPFRPYGPGEQSQIQRALFDTVFSIMGHLAKADGRVSEDEIAQARAVMDRMQLSEEQRKQAIALFNQGKEDNFPLDQVVAAFATTVKHRKQLILVLLEILLQTALADDELDPAEEAILVRVAEGLGVPRAQFQQILNMLLAQAQFSGSRAGGHSYQGQPAGPSRPSLSQAYKVLGITDSASNQEVKKTYRKLMSQNHPDKLAAKGVPEEMIRVATQKTAEISKAYEMIKEHRGFK; encoded by the coding sequence ATGCAATTCAATTGGGGTGGGAAGATCATCCTTGGCCTGCTCGGCATGCTTGTGGGTGGGCCCGTTGGCCTGGGCATAGGCTTGCTGATTGGACATATGCTCGATAAAGGCACCGAGCGAGTGCAGACGTTTAATCCATTTCGCCCCTATGGGCCAGGCGAACAGTCACAAATTCAGCGGGCTTTGTTCGATACCGTGTTTTCTATCATGGGGCATCTTGCGAAGGCGGATGGTCGGGTTAGCGAGGACGAAATTGCCCAGGCTCGAGCGGTAATGGACCGCATGCAGTTGTCAGAAGAACAGCGCAAGCAAGCGATTGCCCTATTCAATCAAGGCAAGGAGGATAATTTTCCTTTGGATCAGGTCGTGGCAGCATTCGCGACAACCGTTAAACACCGTAAACAGTTGATTCTGGTATTGCTGGAAATCTTGCTACAGACCGCGCTGGCAGACGATGAGCTGGACCCTGCAGAGGAAGCGATTCTAGTGAGAGTGGCCGAAGGCTTGGGGGTGCCGCGAGCTCAGTTTCAGCAGATCCTTAATATGTTGCTGGCACAGGCTCAGTTCTCCGGTAGCCGTGCCGGCGGCCATTCCTACCAGGGGCAGCCAGCAGGGCCGTCTCGACCGTCCCTGTCCCAGGCGTATAAGGTCTTGGGTATCACTGACAGCGCCAGTAATCAGGAAGTTAAAAAAACCTATCGCAAGTTGATGAGCCAGAATCATCCGGACAAGTTGGCGGCCAAAGGTGTACCGGAAGAAATGATTCGGGTAGCCACGCAAAAGACCGCCGAAATCAGTAAAGCCTACGAAATGATCAAAGAACATCGCGGTTTTAAATAA
- a CDS encoding YdcH family protein — protein sequence MLGENHSIHHEFPDFHQKIDALVDADPTFKALVLEHDKLDKQIRGLEMRESPISDPEMERLKQERIRLKDTIYHRLG from the coding sequence ATGTTGGGCGAAAATCACAGCATTCATCACGAATTTCCGGATTTTCACCAGAAGATAGACGCGCTTGTTGACGCAGACCCTACCTTCAAAGCACTGGTTCTGGAGCACGATAAATTAGATAAACAGATACGCGGTCTGGAGATGCGAGAGAGTCCAATTTCTGATCCTGAAATGGAACGATTAAAGCAGGAGCGAATACGCCTGAAGGACACTATCTACCATCGGTTAGGCTAA
- a CDS encoding acetoacetate--CoA ligase yields MTTALWQPGDESQNSQLANFWQQARDNSGQPLPDYQSLHRWSVEQPAAFWQQVWDQCGVIGNPGDTVLTTGKTFQSARWFANGELNYAENLLKRNDSHTAVISVLEDGTRSEISYSALRVAAGKVAAQLQAAGIKPGDRVAGFMPNRIETLVAALGAAWIGAVWSSCSPDFGVSGVLDRFGQIEPKVLLACDGYHYNGKWIDLGERIEALHEALKPELFIVVPGRGDSSVVPKALIWGAWLEAAGPAPDFIRLPFNHPLFILYSSGTTGQPKCIVHGAGGTLLQQTKELHLHADVRATDTFFYFTTCGWMMWNWLICGLHTGATLVLYDGNPAYPNTGRLFDLIDAEGITHFGTSAKFVQAVEKSGLCPKDSHDLGTLRTLFSTGSPLLHESYDYLYQQVKSSLLVSSISGGTDIVSCFALGNPMLPVYRGELQCLGLGMDVAVFDDAGKPLADSKGELVCRSPFPSCPVSFWNDPDGQRFHDAYFARFDGVWAHGDYAQLVPHAHHQGLIIHGRSDAVLNPGGVRIGTAEIYRQVETLAEIREAIVVGQQFDGDVRVVLFVVTAEGVTLDEELQARIRKAIRQGATPRHVPAVILAVPEIPRTVSGKIVELAVREVIHGRPVTNRNALAKPDALNHFAQRIELEK; encoded by the coding sequence ATGACCACTGCGCTCTGGCAACCCGGTGACGAAAGCCAGAACTCTCAACTGGCCAACTTTTGGCAACAGGCGCGCGACAATAGCGGCCAGCCACTGCCAGACTACCAGTCACTACATCGCTGGTCCGTTGAACAGCCGGCGGCATTTTGGCAGCAGGTATGGGATCAATGCGGTGTCATTGGCAACCCCGGCGATACGGTGCTAACTACCGGTAAAACCTTTCAAAGCGCCCGCTGGTTTGCCAACGGCGAACTCAATTACGCGGAAAATTTGCTGAAGCGCAACGACAGCCATACCGCTGTAATCAGCGTGTTGGAAGACGGCACACGCTCTGAGATCAGTTACAGCGCCTTGCGTGTGGCCGCCGGCAAGGTCGCCGCTCAACTGCAGGCTGCCGGTATCAAACCGGGTGACCGGGTCGCCGGCTTCATGCCCAACCGTATCGAAACCCTGGTTGCCGCCCTTGGCGCCGCCTGGATCGGCGCCGTATGGTCCTCCTGTTCCCCGGATTTCGGTGTTTCCGGTGTGCTTGATCGTTTCGGCCAGATTGAACCCAAAGTGCTTCTGGCCTGCGATGGCTATCATTACAATGGAAAATGGATTGATCTGGGCGAGCGTATTGAGGCCTTACACGAGGCGCTGAAACCCGAGCTGTTTATTGTGGTGCCCGGCCGCGGCGATAGCAGTGTCGTGCCCAAGGCTCTCATCTGGGGTGCTTGGTTAGAGGCGGCCGGCCCCGCCCCGGACTTTATTCGCCTACCCTTTAATCACCCATTATTTATCCTTTATTCCTCCGGCACTACCGGCCAGCCCAAGTGCATAGTGCACGGCGCCGGCGGCACCCTGCTACAGCAAACCAAGGAACTACACCTGCACGCGGACGTCCGTGCAACCGATACCTTTTTCTATTTCACCACCTGCGGCTGGATGATGTGGAACTGGCTCATCTGCGGGCTCCACACAGGTGCCACTTTGGTGCTTTACGATGGCAACCCGGCCTACCCGAACACCGGCCGCTTATTTGACTTAATTGACGCGGAAGGGATTACCCACTTCGGCACCAGCGCCAAATTTGTGCAAGCCGTGGAAAAATCCGGTCTGTGCCCCAAAGACAGTCATGATTTGGGCACCTTGCGAACCCTTTTCTCCACCGGCTCGCCGCTCCTTCACGAGAGCTACGACTACCTTTACCAGCAGGTAAAATCTTCATTACTCGTCAGTTCCATCTCAGGCGGTACTGACATTGTTTCCTGCTTTGCGTTGGGCAACCCCATGCTGCCGGTATACCGCGGTGAGCTGCAGTGCCTCGGGCTCGGTATGGATGTGGCCGTTTTCGATGACGCAGGTAAGCCGCTGGCAGACAGCAAGGGCGAGCTGGTTTGCCGATCGCCGTTCCCTTCTTGCCCGGTCAGTTTCTGGAATGACCCGGATGGCCAACGTTTTCACGATGCATATTTCGCGCGCTTTGACGGTGTCTGGGCCCACGGTGACTATGCACAGTTGGTTCCACATGCCCACCACCAGGGGCTGATCATCCACGGCCGCTCTGATGCGGTGCTTAACCCAGGTGGCGTACGCATCGGCACAGCGGAAATATACCGACAAGTGGAAACCTTGGCTGAAATTCGTGAGGCCATAGTGGTCGGTCAACAGTTTGACGGCGACGTGCGAGTGGTGTTGTTTGTGGTGACCGCGGAGGGCGTTACGTTGGACGAAGAGCTGCAAGCTCGCATCCGCAAGGCCATTCGCCAGGGCGCCACACCCCGGCACGTGCCTGCGGTAATTCTGGCCGTGCCGGAAATTCCTCGCACTGTCAGTGGAAAAATAGTGGAGCTAGCGGTCCGCGAAGTGATCCATGGGCGACCCGTGACCAATCGCAATGCGCTTGCCAAGCCTGACGCCCTGAACCATTTCGCCCAGCGCATTGAGCTTGAAAAATAA
- a CDS encoding biotin carboxylase N-terminal domain-containing protein yields MAKIKKLLIANRGEIARRIMRTCRQQGIATVAVYSEPDASLPHVMEADQAVCLGPAAARESYLVIDKVIAAAKATGADAIHPGYGFLSENTDFAAACDQAGIIFVGPNARAIEVMGDKAAARKLMSQSGVPVLPGFDEEGASDSELTAAATTVGFPLLIKAVAGGGGKGMRVVNAAGEFDEALAAARREAANAFGDDRVLLERYLATARHVEVQVFADNHGNAVHLFERDCSVQRRHQKIIEEAPAPGLDEATRNAFGHAAVQAAKAIDYRGAGTVEFLYSPPAAGGDADGGQFFFMEMNTRLQVEHPVTEMITGEDLVAWQLSVAAGEPLPKQQEQITRHGAAMEVRLYAENPEQGFLPSSGLLHHLRWPHGQSRVDAGYEQGDRVDEHYDPMIAKLICHGSDRNAARQQLINALDALELDGIHHNAAFLRRVLNDDAFAGAELDTRLLEHRPQLMDATAVNTELLALAATRLQAENVASDSPWHSLNGWRPLNQRLRQTRVEANGEQLTVREDQQHATIGEHSAPLSFSVNTTEHSLRLHWGTDSLAARFAWQNAHRLTLFVGGQAYPVTLNPSRDTAQHDDAGGFSAPMSGTIVALHVVPGDSVEAGDAVITLEAMKMEHTLRATVPGTVNNFTVAAGDSVSEGTLLVDFTAQDEDTDNGATGGNQ; encoded by the coding sequence ATGGCAAAGATAAAAAAACTCCTGATCGCTAACCGCGGCGAAATTGCTCGTCGCATCATGCGCACCTGCCGCCAACAGGGTATTGCCACGGTGGCGGTCTATTCCGAACCCGACGCCAGCTTACCCCACGTAATGGAAGCGGATCAGGCTGTGTGCCTGGGCCCGGCCGCAGCACGGGAAAGCTACTTGGTGATCGACAAGGTAATCGCCGCCGCCAAGGCCACCGGGGCCGATGCTATTCACCCCGGCTACGGATTTCTATCCGAGAACACCGACTTTGCCGCAGCTTGCGACCAGGCTGGTATCATTTTTGTGGGCCCCAACGCCCGAGCCATCGAAGTAATGGGCGACAAGGCCGCCGCCCGGAAATTGATGTCGCAAAGCGGCGTTCCGGTTCTGCCCGGTTTCGATGAAGAAGGTGCCAGCGACAGCGAGCTAACCGCCGCCGCAACAACGGTCGGCTTCCCTCTGCTAATCAAGGCCGTGGCCGGGGGCGGCGGAAAAGGCATGCGTGTAGTGAATGCTGCCGGGGAATTCGATGAAGCCTTGGCCGCCGCACGCCGAGAAGCGGCCAATGCGTTTGGCGACGATCGAGTGCTGCTGGAACGCTATTTGGCCACCGCCCGCCATGTGGAAGTGCAGGTGTTTGCAGATAATCATGGTAACGCCGTCCACCTGTTCGAACGTGATTGCTCGGTACAACGTCGCCACCAAAAAATTATTGAAGAAGCCCCCGCGCCGGGTCTTGATGAAGCAACCCGTAACGCTTTTGGCCATGCCGCAGTGCAAGCAGCCAAAGCCATTGATTATCGTGGCGCCGGCACCGTGGAATTTCTTTACTCGCCCCCTGCAGCCGGTGGTGACGCTGACGGTGGGCAGTTCTTTTTCATGGAAATGAATACCCGCTTGCAGGTAGAGCACCCGGTGACCGAGATGATCACTGGCGAAGACCTGGTGGCTTGGCAGCTGTCCGTGGCCGCCGGGGAACCGTTGCCTAAGCAACAAGAGCAAATTACACGCCATGGTGCCGCCATGGAAGTACGTCTCTATGCGGAAAATCCCGAACAGGGTTTCCTGCCCTCCTCCGGCTTACTCCACCACCTGCGCTGGCCTCATGGCCAAAGCCGGGTGGATGCGGGCTACGAACAGGGCGACCGAGTAGACGAACACTACGACCCGATGATCGCCAAACTTATTTGCCATGGCAGCGATCGCAATGCCGCCCGTCAACAACTGATCAATGCACTCGACGCGTTGGAGCTGGACGGTATCCATCACAACGCCGCCTTCCTACGCAGAGTCCTTAATGACGATGCATTTGCCGGTGCTGAGCTGGACACCCGTTTGCTGGAGCACCGCCCGCAGTTAATGGACGCCACCGCCGTCAATACTGAACTGCTGGCGCTGGCCGCGACACGCTTGCAGGCAGAAAATGTCGCCAGCGATTCTCCCTGGCATTCACTTAACGGCTGGCGCCCGCTCAACCAGCGTTTGCGGCAAACCCGTGTCGAAGCCAATGGCGAACAACTCACCGTACGCGAGGACCAGCAACACGCCACTATAGGCGAGCACAGCGCGCCACTGAGCTTCAGCGTTAACACAACCGAACACAGCCTGCGTCTGCACTGGGGCACCGATAGCTTGGCGGCCCGTTTTGCTTGGCAAAATGCCCACAGACTGACGTTGTTCGTTGGCGGTCAGGCTTACCCGGTGACCCTGAACCCCAGCCGTGATACGGCCCAGCATGACGATGCCGGCGGATTTAGTGCTCCCATGAGCGGTACCATTGTCGCCTTGCATGTGGTCCCCGGCGATAGCGTTGAAGCCGGCGATGCGGTGATCACACTGGAAGCCATGAAAATGGAACACACTTTGCGTGCCACCGTGCCCGGAACGGTAAACAATTTCACCGTTGCGGCGGGAGACAGCGTCAGTGAAGGAACGCTACTGGTGGACTTCACCGCCCAAGACGAGGACACGGATAACGGCGCAACGGGAGGCAACCAATGA
- a CDS encoding enoyl-CoA hydratase/isomerase family protein, with protein MSVTTDIKNQVARITLNNPNKRNAFDDTIIASLTEAFKQAGSDDSVRVVVLQAAGKHFSAGADLNWMRAMGKLDAKQNQQDALRMATLMQAIDQCAKPVIARVQGAAFGGALGLICAADMAVAADNARFCLSEVKLGIVPAVISPYVVRAMGARQANRFFMTAEVIPAERAQQIGIVHEVVSEDALDSTVDGLIDALLAGGPQAQVEARALIARVSDGPINDAMINDTASFIARLRTGDEGQEGLSAFLEKRSPHWV; from the coding sequence ATGAGTGTTACCACAGACATCAAAAACCAGGTGGCCCGGATTACGCTGAATAACCCGAACAAGCGTAATGCGTTTGATGACACCATCATCGCCTCACTCACTGAAGCCTTTAAACAGGCCGGCAGTGACGACAGCGTCCGCGTGGTGGTACTGCAGGCCGCTGGCAAGCATTTTTCCGCCGGCGCAGACCTTAACTGGATGCGTGCCATGGGCAAATTGGACGCCAAGCAAAACCAACAGGACGCTTTGCGCATGGCGACGCTGATGCAGGCCATTGATCAATGCGCCAAGCCGGTGATTGCGCGCGTGCAGGGGGCCGCTTTTGGTGGCGCTTTGGGGTTGATCTGCGCGGCGGACATGGCGGTGGCGGCAGACAATGCCCGTTTCTGCCTCAGTGAAGTAAAACTCGGCATCGTGCCCGCGGTAATCAGCCCCTACGTGGTTCGTGCCATGGGCGCCCGACAGGCTAACCGCTTTTTCATGACTGCAGAAGTGATTCCCGCCGAGCGAGCTCAACAGATTGGCATTGTCCACGAGGTGGTTAGCGAAGACGCCCTGGACAGCACCGTAGACGGGTTGATCGACGCACTACTTGCGGGTGGCCCCCAGGCACAAGTAGAAGCCCGAGCACTTATTGCCCGAGTCAGTGATGGCCCCATTAACGACGCCATGATCAATGACACCGCTTCCTTCATCGCCCGACTACGCACCGGTGATGAAGGCCAGGAAGGGCTCAGCGCTTTTTTAGAAAAACGCAGCCCGCACTGGGTCTAA
- a CDS encoding carboxyl transferase domain-containing protein: MPKINSQINPNSPDFLANREHNLQLRQQLQDKLDHIAHGGGEAAEQRLRERGKLPVRERINFLLDPGSPFLEISALAADGVYGEDVPAAGCVGGIGRVQGVECMIVANDPTVKGGSYYPLTVKKHLRAQTIAAENRLPCIYLVDSGGANLPRQDEVFPDREHFGRIFFNMANMSARGIPQISVVLGSCTAGGAYVPAMADEVIMVKEQATIFLAGPPLVKAATGEVVSAEDLGGANLHCEQSGVADHLAEDEPHAFELARQCIAHLNWHKPDQVKRLPVQAPAYAPDELYGVIPTTTRQPMPARELIARIVDGSELDEFKSRYGTTLVCGFARIHGYPVGILANDGVLYSESAQKGAHFIELCNQRKIPLLFLQNITGFMVGQKYEAEGIAKHGAKMVNAVACATVPKFTVVTGGSFGAGNYGMCGRAYDPRFMFMWPNARISVMGGEQAASVLTQVKQASLKKKGQVWSDEQALEFQTEMTQRYEEMAQPWYASARLWDDGVIDPADTRDVLGLAISASLNAPIEETRYGVFRM; the protein is encoded by the coding sequence ATGCCCAAAATTAATAGCCAGATCAACCCCAACAGCCCTGATTTCCTGGCCAACCGGGAGCACAACTTGCAACTGCGTCAGCAATTGCAGGACAAGCTTGACCACATTGCCCATGGCGGTGGTGAAGCGGCGGAGCAGCGCTTGCGTGAGCGCGGCAAACTTCCCGTTCGTGAGCGTATCAATTTCCTGCTTGATCCGGGCTCTCCGTTTCTGGAAATTTCCGCCCTCGCCGCTGACGGTGTCTACGGGGAGGATGTCCCCGCCGCTGGCTGCGTCGGCGGAATCGGTCGGGTACAAGGCGTAGAGTGCATGATCGTCGCCAACGACCCCACTGTGAAAGGCGGAAGCTATTACCCCCTTACAGTTAAAAAACACCTGCGCGCCCAGACCATTGCTGCAGAAAACCGCCTGCCTTGCATCTACTTGGTGGATTCCGGCGGAGCGAACCTGCCCCGTCAAGATGAGGTATTCCCTGACCGCGAACATTTCGGGCGTATTTTTTTCAACATGGCCAACATGTCCGCCCGGGGGATTCCTCAAATCAGCGTGGTGTTAGGTTCGTGCACCGCTGGCGGCGCCTATGTGCCCGCCATGGCAGACGAAGTGATTATGGTGAAAGAACAAGCCACTATCTTTCTGGCCGGCCCACCGCTGGTAAAAGCGGCTACCGGTGAAGTGGTCAGCGCTGAAGACCTGGGCGGGGCCAACCTGCATTGCGAACAATCAGGCGTTGCGGATCACCTGGCTGAAGATGAACCCCACGCCTTCGAGCTAGCGCGACAATGTATTGCCCACTTGAACTGGCACAAACCGGATCAAGTAAAACGATTGCCTGTGCAGGCACCAGCCTACGCCCCTGACGAATTGTACGGCGTCATTCCCACAACCACACGCCAACCCATGCCCGCTCGCGAACTGATTGCTCGCATCGTGGATGGCTCGGAACTGGACGAATTCAAATCCCGCTACGGCACCACTCTGGTGTGCGGTTTCGCCCGAATTCACGGCTACCCGGTGGGCATTCTTGCCAACGATGGCGTGCTGTACTCGGAATCTGCCCAGAAAGGGGCGCACTTCATCGAGCTGTGCAACCAACGCAAGATCCCTCTGCTGTTCCTGCAGAACATCACCGGCTTTATGGTCGGCCAGAAATACGAAGCCGAAGGCATTGCCAAGCACGGAGCCAAGATGGTCAACGCGGTGGCCTGCGCCACCGTCCCCAAATTCACCGTGGTGACCGGTGGTAGCTTCGGGGCCGGCAACTACGGCATGTGTGGTCGAGCCTACGACCCGCGGTTCATGTTTATGTGGCCCAATGCCCGCATTTCGGTAATGGGAGGCGAACAGGCCGCCAGTGTATTGACCCAAGTGAAGCAAGCTTCCCTGAAGAAAAAAGGTCAAGTTTGGAGTGACGAACAAGCCCTCGAATTTCAAACTGAAATGACTCAGCGCTACGAGGAAATGGCGCAACCTTGGTACGCCAGCGCCCGGCTCTGGGATGACGGCGTCATCGACCCGGCGGACACCCGCGATGTCCTTGGCCTCGCCATTTCCGCCAGTCTTAACGCACCGATCGAAGAAACACGCTACGGCGTATTCCGGATGTGA
- a CDS encoding isovaleryl-CoA dehydrogenase has translation MFESTFNFDLDETLIALRDSVRHFAQKEIAPIAAEVDSSNEFPVEMWKKLGDLGVLGVTVSEEYGGANMGYLAHTLVMEEISRASASIALSYGAHSNLCVNQIYLNGNDAQREKYLPKLVSGEHIGALAMSEPGAGSDVVSMTLRADKQGDHYVLNGNKMWITNGPDAHTYVIYAKTDTNAGPRGITAFIVERSFAGFSQAQKLDKLGMRGSNTCELVFQDCRVPEENVLGSVGEGVKVLMSGLDYERTVLSGATTGIMQACMDVVVPYVHERKQFGKAIGEFQLMQGKIADMYVTLNASRSYLYNVAKACDRGETNRKDAAGVILYCAENATKMALEAIQALGGNGYINEYPTGRLLRDAKLYEIGAGTSEIRRMLIGRELFNETA, from the coding sequence ATGTTTGAGAGCACTTTTAATTTTGACTTAGACGAAACTCTGATTGCCCTGCGCGACAGCGTCCGCCATTTCGCCCAGAAAGAAATCGCCCCCATCGCTGCCGAAGTCGATAGCAGTAACGAGTTCCCGGTAGAGATGTGGAAAAAACTTGGCGACCTTGGTGTCCTTGGCGTTACCGTCAGCGAAGAATATGGCGGCGCCAATATGGGCTATCTGGCCCACACCTTGGTGATGGAAGAAATTTCTCGGGCTTCTGCTTCCATTGCCCTGTCATACGGTGCCCATTCCAACCTGTGCGTTAACCAAATCTATCTCAACGGCAACGATGCCCAGCGTGAAAAATACCTGCCCAAACTGGTCAGCGGCGAGCATATCGGCGCCCTTGCCATGAGTGAGCCCGGCGCCGGCTCCGACGTGGTTAGCATGACCCTGCGCGCGGACAAACAAGGTGACCACTATGTGCTCAACGGCAACAAGATGTGGATCACCAACGGCCCCGACGCACACACCTATGTAATTTACGCCAAAACAGATACCAACGCAGGGCCACGCGGCATCACAGCCTTTATTGTTGAGCGCAGTTTTGCCGGCTTCTCGCAAGCCCAAAAACTCGACAAACTCGGCATGCGCGGCTCCAACACCTGTGAATTGGTATTTCAAGATTGTCGGGTACCGGAAGAGAACGTTCTTGGCTCTGTAGGCGAAGGGGTCAAAGTACTAATGAGTGGCCTCGATTACGAGCGCACCGTACTATCCGGCGCCACCACTGGCATCATGCAAGCGTGTATGGATGTAGTGGTTCCCTACGTTCATGAACGCAAACAATTCGGCAAGGCCATCGGCGAATTCCAGCTCATGCAAGGCAAAATCGCCGATATGTACGTGACGCTTAACGCCAGCCGTAGCTACCTCTATAACGTGGCCAAAGCGTGCGACCGCGGCGAAACTAACCGCAAGGATGCCGCTGGTGTGATTCTCTACTGTGCCGAAAACGCCACCAAAATGGCACTGGAGGCCATTCAAGCCTTGGGCGGTAACGGTTACATCAACGAGTACCCCACTGGCCGCCTACTGCGTGATGCCAAACTCTATGAAATCGGCGCCGGCACCAGTGAAATCCGCCGCATGCTTATCGGCCGCGAGTTGTTTAATGAAACGGCCTGA
- a CDS encoding MerR family transcriptional regulator — MPKKQIYSIGELAREFDVTTRTIRFYEDQGLLSPARRGQTRVYSPADRVTLKLILRGKRLGFSLAESRELIKMYQPSGDNRNQLLALQDKIQQRRDQLNQQLRDIQALQQELDDADQRCEDALTALENPDHV, encoded by the coding sequence ATGCCCAAAAAACAGATATACAGCATTGGTGAACTGGCGCGGGAATTTGACGTGACGACTCGCACCATTCGCTTTTATGAAGATCAGGGGCTGCTCAGCCCGGCCCGACGGGGGCAAACACGAGTCTACTCCCCCGCAGACCGGGTCACATTGAAATTGATTCTGCGTGGCAAACGCCTTGGGTTCTCCCTGGCCGAGTCCAGAGAGTTGATCAAGATGTATCAGCCCAGCGGTGATAACCGCAATCAGCTATTGGCACTGCAAGACAAAATCCAGCAGCGTCGAGACCAGCTGAACCAGCAACTTAGAGATATTCAGGCTCTACAGCAGGAGCTGGACGACGCCGACCAGCGCTGCGAAGACGCCCTCACTGCCTTGGAGAACCCCGATCATGTTTGA